A stretch of the Drosophila yakuba strain Tai18E2 unplaced genomic scaffold, Prin_Dyak_Tai18E2_2.1 Segkk2_quiver_pilon_scaf, whole genome shotgun sequence genome encodes the following:
- the LOC122319642 gene encoding uncharacterized protein LOC122319642 — protein MFNYTDSPTHPRTPTVRTSCWTDSEIVLHWLSAPPRRWNTYVCNRTSEILSDFPRSCWNHVRTEDNTADCASRGLHPSKLLEHRLWWKGPSWLATPTSEWPPSTSKFSVSSSFDVNTEERAVKPTTLHNFPDESIHELLIHKFSTWTRLIRVSSYCHRFIHTLRSHHRNSATFLTSEELLDAQRRLIRHVQQKSFAREYAQLENRHQLNAKSHLIRFSPFLDDYGVMRVGGRIEQSTLNYNAKHPILIPKDTPLAGLLVRHFHVSYLHTGVDATFTNLRQQYWILGARNLALHIEVVSELTTQAFIAAFQRFIARRAKPTDLYSDNGTTFHGGKRTLDDMRRLAIQQAKDEELAGFFANEGISWHFIPPSAPHFGGMWEAGVRSIKLHMKRILGSKALTFEELSTVLTQIEAILNSRPLCPNGDNSLDPLTPAHYTRYS, from the exons ATGTTCAACTACACGGATTCGCCGACGCATCCTCGCACGCCTACGGTGCG CAcgagctgctggacagattcagAAATTGTGCTACACTGGCTTTCAGCTCCCCCTCGACGGTGGAACACCTACGTCTGCAACCGAACTTCTGAGATATTGAGCGACTTTCCCCGTAGCTGCTGGAACCATGTTCGCACGGAAGACAATACTGCTGATTGTGCTTCCCGAGGACTTCATCCGTCAAAGCTTCTGGAGCATCGACTGTGGTGGAAAGGTCCGTCCTGGCTGGCCACACCCACCTCTGAGTGGCCACCTTCTACAAGCAAGTTCAGCGTATCTTCAAGTTTCGATGTCAACACCGAAGAACGAGCCGTAAAGCCCACGACTCTACATAACTTTCCTGATGAAAGTATACACGAGTTACTCATCCACAAATTCTCAACCTGGACGCGTCTTATAAGGGTATCTAGCTACTGTCATCGCTTTATTCACACTCTTCGATCTCATCATAGGAATTCGGCAACATTCCTTACGTCTGAAGAGTTGCTGGACGCACAGCGCCGACTTATTCgacatgtgcaacaaaaatcctTTGCCAGAGAATATGCGCAGCTAGAGAATCGACACCAGCTTAACGCTAAATCGCATCTTATCcggttttctccgtttctggaTGATTATGGAGTAATGCGAGTCGGTGGGAGAATCGAGCAATCTACACTCAACTACAACGCCAAGCACCCGATTCTGATACCTAAAGATACACCACTAGCTGGACTGCTGGTTCGACATTTTCATGTCTCCTATCTGCACACTGGAGTTGATGCAACGTTCACCAATCTTCGTCAGCAGTACTGGATTCTGGGAGCCCGCAATCTT GCACTTCACATCGAGGTTGTTAGTGAGCTAACTACACAGGCTTTCATCGCAGCCTTTCAACGATTCATTGCCCGCCGAGCGAAGCCTACTGACCTGTATTCGGACAACGGAACTACATTTCATGGAGGCAAGCGAACTTTGGATGACATGAGACGTCTGGCCATTCAACAAGCCAAAGATGAGGAACTAGCAGGATTCTTTGCCAATGAAGGGATTTCTTGGCACTTTATACCCCCGTCTGCTCCCCATTTTGGAGGGATGTGGGAAGCTGGAGTTCGCTCAATTAAACTCCATATGAAACGGATACTTGGATCAAAGGCTTTAACGTTTGAGGAGCTCTCTACTGTCCTGACCCAGATTGAAGCTATCCTGAATTCACGCCCGCTGTGCCCAAATGGGGATAATTCTTTGGATCCACTGACGCCTgctcattatacccgttactcgtag